One region of Solanum pennellii chromosome 6, SPENNV200 genomic DNA includes:
- the LOC107022095 gene encoding ATP-dependent DNA helicase PIF1-like produces the protein MTNMSKQGGGAQLTRQAKLIIWDEAPMAKRHIIETVDRSFRDIMDKDVPFGGKIMVFGGDFRQVLPVVTKSTKAETVNASLVRSYLWSLMERIQLSTNMRARTNQTFSDFLLRIGNGEENTIKDNLIALPKQMTVQQSGDINPEESLVLEIFPELE, from the coding sequence ATGACAAATATGTCAAAACAAGGTGGAGGTGCCCAACTAACTAGACAAGCTAAATTAATAATATGGGATGAAGCACCAATGGCTAAGAGACACATAATTGAAACTGTAGACAGAAGTTTCCGTGATATAATGGATAAGGACGTCCCTTTTGGAGGAAAAATCATGGTATTTGGAGGAGACTTCAGACAAGTTTTACCTGTGGTGACAAAATCTACAAAAGCAGAGACGGTAAATGCAAGTTTGGTGAGGTCGTATTTGTGGTCTTTAATGGAAAGGATACAACTTTCAACTAATATGCGAGCAAGAACAAATCAAACTTTTAGTGACTTCTTACTTCGTATTGGTAACGGAGAAGAAAACACAATAAAGGATAATTTAATAGCACTTCCAAAACAAATGACTGTCCAACAAAGTGGGGATATTAATCCTGAAGAATCTTTGGTTCTTGAAATATTCCCAGAACTCGAATAA